GTTCGACCTCTACGCTGGAGGCGCTCATGGCCGCGTGTACGCGAGTCCGATAGAAAAGAACGGCGTTACCGGCGATTTCCAGGGGGAGGGCCGAGCGCAGGGGGTCTACTCGTCGGGGCCGGGAGTTCAGCTCTCGACCGTGTCGTCCGCGTCAGTCTGCTCGTCGCTATCGCCGTCGTCCGGCGTGATCTCGGCGATCGACGAGCCGAGGTCACCCTCCAGCTCGCCGTCGAGGAACTGGTTGATCGTCTCGTGGATCTCGGTCACGAAGTCGGGGACCTGCTCGGGCATATCGGTCGGCGGGCCGCGGTCGTGGTCGGCGTTCGGACCGCGGTCGTCACTCGCGTGCGGGCCACGGTCGGCGGGCGGGCCACGCTCGGACTCGACCTCAGCCGTCGTCTCGTTGGCGTCGTCCGCGTCGGGCGTCGCGTTCGGCTGGTCAGTCGTCGGTCCGTCCGTGGGGGCGTTGCCAGGCAGGGCCGCCGCCGTACCGCCGGCGACGAGCACCACTGCGAGGGCAATGCCTGCGATCTTTGTGAGATTCATGTTCGTTGCCTCCGGTCGGACCTATGTCGAGAGAGCCACTTCAACCGGGAACTCGCCGAAGCCGGTTCAGGGTCGATCGATCCGAATTGCGGCGACTTGATCGGTCAAACCGGCTTAATCGACGACAAATTTATATCGGATGATCGAATTCGGGCCACGTCCCGCCGGTAGCACGACCGGTCTTCGATGGCGCGCCCGAGTACTTTTGACAGTTCGCACCAAACGTCGAGACATGGAACACGAGGCGACAGTCGAGGGGATCGGCGTCGGGGTCGGGGAGGAAGGAGCCGGCGCGCCCGTCGTCCTGTTGCGAGCCGGCGGGCAGTACGTGCCGATCTTCGTCAGCGCCGATCAGGCCCAGTCGATGCAGCTGGCGATCGACGAGGAGCCCTTCGAGCGGCCGCTGACACACGACCTGCTGATCGAGATGCTCTCGGAGTTCGGTGGGGCGATCGATCGCGTCAGGATCGACGACCTGGCGGACGGCACCTTCTACGCGAAGATCGACGCCGAGCAGTACAACGAGGGGTCACGCAAGGACGCCGTCTTCGACGCGCGGCCGAGCGACGGGATCGCGATTGCACTGCGGGTCGACTGTCCGATCGTCGTCGACGACGGGGTCGTCGAGGCGGCCGGTCGACCGCCGGAGGCCTTCGAGGTCGACGACGAAGCCGGGGAGTTCGGCGGCGAGGAACTCGACGAGATCGGCGATTTCGAGGAGGAAGACGACGAGTTCGGCGGGTTCGGCGACGACCCTGACGAGTTCGGGCGCTGACGATCGCGTGAGGACAGTAGAGCATGACCACGTATCTCCTCGCGAGCGCGTCCGTCCACACGACTGCAACGGTCTGTGACTACCTCGTCGATCGACTCGCCGACGACGACACGGTGATGGTACTCGGCGTGGTCGAACCGGGGGCCCCACAGCGGGACGTCGGTGACGCGATCAACGTCGCCCGCGCACGCCTCGCCGCGGCGACGGTCTGGACCGAACGACGCGAGGGCGAGCCGGTCGAGGAGATCCTCGAGCTAGCGGCCGACATCGACGCCGACGAGCTCCTCGTCGGTCGGCGGAGCGGCGATCCCGAACGCCAGAGCGCGGGTCTCGGGAGCACCGCGGCGGCCGTCGCTGGCGAAGCCGAACGGCCGGTCGTGGTCGTGCCGGTGTGATCGCGTCCGACAGTATCAACATACCCGGCGCGCAATCGGGGGGTATGTCGGCATCCGAACTCGCAGCCGCCGTCAAGAAGTCGCTCGCGGTCGACGACGAGGAGTTTCAGGCACAGGCGGTCGAGGAGGCCGAACGGCTCAAAGCGGAAGTTCGGGACGGGACCTTCGACAACAGCGAGACGATTGTCGGTCTCGAACTGGAGCTGTACGCCGTCGACGACCGGACCGACGCGCTCCAGCGGGTGCCCCGCCCATTGCTCGAGCGGATCGGCTTCGAGAAGGAACTCGGCCTGCACAACGCCGAGATGCAGACCAGCCCGCAGCCGCTGAACTCCTACGGGCTGGCCGCCCAGGAACAGGAACTACAAGCCAACCTGGTCCCCGCTCAGGAGCGCACGCGCGCAGACGACATCCGGCTGGTCAGCGACGGGATGTGGACCGTCCCGCCGAACGGCGAGACCGCTCACTCGTATCTCTGTGACTCGGTCGAAGCCGACGGGATCCGCATCGCGACGAACATGTCCGATTCCGTCCGCTATCACGCGATGGCAAACACCGACTATCCCTCGGGGCTGCGCCTGGACGCGCCGAACGTCACGCTTGAGGCCGACACGGTCATGCCCGAGAGTTTGATCACCTCGATCCAGCCCCACGTCCAGGTGCCTCACGCACCCGATCTGCCCGAGTATTTCCGATATGCGCTGCGGATCGCCGGGCCGCTGCTCGCGCTCGGGGTCAACTCGCCGTTCTTCCCGCCGGACCTGTACGACGACGTCCCCGACGCGACGATCCTGGACGACGCCTGGATGGAGCACCGCGTCTCGGTGTTCGAGTCGGTACTGAACGCCGCCGACGGGTCGATCCCGGACAAAGTGTGTTTCCCGCCCGACTTCGAGACCGTCGAGGACGCCATCGACGCCATCGTCGCCGACGAGACGATCGTCCCGATGGAAGTCGCCCGCGGCGAACGGTTCGACGATCAGTTCGCGCACGTCCGGCACAAACACGGCTCCTACTGGCGGTGGGTGCGGCCCGTCTTCGACGGCGCGACCCGTTCGCAGGCCAACGCCCGCATCGAGTTCCGACCGCTGCCGGGCCAGCCGACGATCCGGGACGCGATCGCGTTCCAGGCCGTGTTCGCCGGCCTCCTGGAGAGTTTGATCCGGCGAGAACACCCCGTTCGAACCCTCGATTGGGAGCGCGCCGAACAGAACTTCTACAACGCGATGCGGGACGGACTGGAGGCGGAACTGGTCTGGATCACGGGCGCGGGCGAGACGGCCGATCTCGACGAGATCTACGGCGAACTGTTCGAACACGCACGCGACGGCCTCGAGCTGCAGGGCCTGTCGGCCGAGCAGGCCCGGCGGTACATCCGCCCGCTGCGTGAGCGCGTCGACCGGCGGATGACCCCCGCCCGCTGGAAGTACGGCTACGTCCGCCGGCGCGTCCAAGAGG
This window of the Halapricum desulfuricans genome carries:
- a CDS encoding bifunctional nuclease family protein — protein: MEHEATVEGIGVGVGEEGAGAPVVLLRAGGQYVPIFVSADQAQSMQLAIDEEPFERPLTHDLLIEMLSEFGGAIDRVRIDDLADGTFYAKIDAEQYNEGSRKDAVFDARPSDGIAIALRVDCPIVVDDGVVEAAGRPPEAFEVDDEAGEFGGEELDEIGDFEEEDDEFGGFGDDPDEFGR
- a CDS encoding universal stress protein, whose amino-acid sequence is MTTYLLASASVHTTATVCDYLVDRLADDDTVMVLGVVEPGAPQRDVGDAINVARARLAAATVWTERREGEPVEEILELAADIDADELLVGRRSGDPERQSAGLGSTAAAVAGEAERPVVVVPV